From the Desulfovibrio sp. UIB00 genome, one window contains:
- a CDS encoding GGDEF domain-containing protein → MSIAAFFRTLSSRLHWAIHSIWLVVLAAVLCANVVDDYFLLQENELRLLLSESSIAVNIVKMEVGGITSLLDTVENAAIASRDEEQLADKVQELVRDNPFVAAISVVSNDVPRASIGAIPSASTAVFSRSTAKDGLLSVSVSIALKPEFWRYKLAYAFSRADAKVAVYAASGRPLLPFADLDNTENAFLAETIANMAPDAAALHTQPLRADGARSMLTLQQAAAPFLEGGPLVVGTIISGENSYVHWRSDLLDQVLIWLTAAVLSTSLLMMEARRRRRSELSTERLQSDMRSRDKFISILVDHAPIMVSYWDAARRCHYANKMYRAWFGRGEEEILGIDLQSLLGEELLAKCAPLIDATLRGEPQDFEQERVRADGSTGYVLSRYIPDMDGREVRGFFVIASDITELKQTQQSLEKRIEDLYSLATTDALTGLNNRRNLLEKIQFEIERARRYRLNMVFFMLDIDHFKKINDTFGHDTGDAVLKGLGALLHDTMRTSDHVGRLGGEEFGILLASVVPQQAEAIAERLRRRVEEMVVWHNEKNIRFTVSIGLADLQVDVENPLEDMVKRADLALYRAKNSGRNRVCLADNLLPPAVENPEGQGFGA, encoded by the coding sequence ATGAGCATCGCGGCCTTTTTCAGAACGCTGTCTTCCCGGTTGCACTGGGCCATCCACAGTATCTGGCTGGTCGTGCTTGCTGCCGTCCTGTGCGCCAACGTGGTGGACGATTATTTTCTGCTTCAGGAAAACGAGTTGCGTCTGCTGCTCTCTGAAAGCAGCATTGCCGTCAATATTGTCAAAATGGAAGTGGGCGGCATCACTTCTCTGCTGGACACGGTGGAAAACGCCGCCATTGCCTCCCGGGACGAAGAACAGCTTGCCGACAAGGTGCAAGAGTTGGTGCGGGATAATCCCTTTGTCGCCGCCATATCTGTCGTTTCCAACGATGTACCCCGGGCCTCCATTGGCGCAATTCCTTCTGCGTCCACAGCCGTTTTTTCCCGTTCCACCGCAAAGGACGGGCTTCTCTCCGTATCTGTAAGCATTGCCCTGAAACCCGAATTCTGGAGGTACAAACTGGCATATGCGTTCAGCCGCGCAGATGCTAAGGTTGCCGTCTATGCAGCCTCTGGACGTCCTTTGCTGCCCTTTGCCGACCTGGACAACACTGAAAATGCATTTCTGGCGGAGACCATTGCAAACATGGCCCCCGATGCGGCGGCCTTGCACACCCAGCCCCTGCGGGCTGATGGGGCGCGGTCCATGCTCACCTTGCAGCAGGCGGCAGCACCCTTTCTGGAGGGTGGGCCTCTGGTGGTGGGAACAATCATCAGCGGCGAAAACAGCTATGTCCACTGGCGTAGCGACCTGCTCGATCAAGTGCTGATATGGCTGACTGCGGCTGTGCTCTCAACTTCACTCCTGATGATGGAAGCGCGCAGACGCCGCCGTTCTGAACTTTCCACAGAAAGACTGCAAAGCGACATGCGCTCGCGCGATAAGTTCATCAGTATCCTGGTGGACCACGCGCCCATCATGGTGTCCTACTGGGATGCGGCGCGGCGGTGCCATTACGCCAATAAAATGTACAGAGCCTGGTTTGGCAGAGGTGAGGAGGAGATCCTCGGCATTGATTTGCAATCTTTGCTGGGCGAGGAACTGCTTGCCAAATGCGCCCCCCTCATTGATGCGACCCTGCGCGGCGAACCACAGGATTTTGAGCAGGAAAGGGTCAGGGCCGACGGCTCAACAGGCTATGTGCTGTCCCGCTACATACCAGATATGGACGGACGGGAGGTGCGGGGCTTTTTTGTCATCGCCTCTGACATTACGGAACTCAAGCAGACACAGCAAAGCCTGGAAAAACGCATTGAAGACCTGTACTCGCTGGCCACCACAGACGCGCTTACGGGATTGAACAATCGCAGGAATCTGCTGGAAAAGATTCAGTTCGAGATTGAAAGGGCCAGGCGCTACAGACTGAACATGGTATTCTTTATGCTTGATATCGACCATTTCAAAAAAATCAACGATACGTTCGGGCATGATACGGGCGATGCCGTGCTGAAAGGGCTTGGCGCGTTGCTGCACGATACCATGCGTACCTCTGACCATGTGGGACGTCTTGGCGGCGAAGAATTTGGCATTCTGCTAGCCAGCGTTGTGCCCCAGCAGGCAGAGGCCATTGCAGAGCGTTTGCGCAGGCGCGTGGAGGAAATGGTCGTGTGGCACAATGAAAAAAATATTCGTTTTACCGTCAGCATTGGTCTGGCGGATTTACAGGTAGATGTGGAAAATCCCCTGGAAGACATGGTGAAGAGGGCAGACCTTGCCCTCTACCGTGCCAAGAACAGTGGCCGTAATCGCGT
- a CDS encoding 6-phosphofructo-2-kinase/fructose-2,6-bisphosphatase, with the protein MQKLYVAMVGLPARGKSTLAKRIRDGLVTEGIAARLFNNGDMRRALIGAESTDPNFYDPNNKLGREAREMICMRNMEIAREWLAKDGEVAILDATNVSRARRHLIETTLTDYPVLFVECVNEDQLLLNACIRRKTTLPEYASYTEEEALASFMKRISYYETIYEPLQDEKYWLRVDSTANRILDERPCESSPYYPAIREMVVSVWIQCLYLARHGQTEFNLRGRIGGDPPLTATGRAQALALAAHLHNKPIEWVFTSTRIRSHETATPLLTERPEAHAMAFKEFDEIWAGDCEGMLYSEIRERMPEVTQGRNACKYTYTYPNGESYALLRERVQRGLRRALFLAGDAPLIIVGHQAINRMLLSLFLRQRNEDVPFIYIPQNQYYHISLTPRRKVFERIPYDGGPGANLLAE; encoded by the coding sequence ATGCAGAAACTTTATGTCGCCATGGTCGGTCTGCCCGCGAGGGGGAAATCCACTCTGGCAAAACGCATCCGCGACGGGCTTGTGACCGAAGGAATTGCCGCAAGGCTGTTCAATAACGGCGACATGCGCCGCGCGCTCATTGGCGCGGAATCCACCGATCCCAATTTTTACGATCCCAACAACAAGCTGGGCCGTGAAGCGCGCGAAATGATCTGCATGCGCAACATGGAGATTGCCCGCGAATGGCTGGCCAAGGACGGCGAGGTGGCCATTCTTGACGCCACCAACGTCAGCCGCGCGCGCAGGCACCTCATTGAAACCACGCTCACCGACTACCCGGTGCTCTTTGTAGAATGCGTCAATGAAGACCAGCTGTTGCTCAATGCCTGCATACGCCGCAAAACCACCTTGCCGGAATACGCCTCGTATACTGAAGAAGAAGCCCTTGCCAGCTTCATGAAGCGCATCAGCTATTATGAAACCATTTACGAACCATTGCAGGACGAAAAATACTGGCTGCGCGTTGATTCCACAGCCAACCGCATTTTGGACGAGCGCCCCTGCGAAAGTTCGCCCTACTACCCCGCTATCCGCGAAATGGTTGTCAGCGTGTGGATTCAGTGCCTGTATCTGGCGCGCCACGGACAGACGGAATTCAACCTGCGGGGCCGCATCGGCGGAGACCCGCCACTCACAGCCACAGGCCGCGCCCAGGCGCTTGCCCTTGCCGCCCATCTGCACAACAAGCCCATTGAGTGGGTGTTTACCTCCACGCGCATACGCTCGCACGAAACGGCAACACCGTTGCTGACCGAACGGCCCGAAGCGCATGCCATGGCCTTTAAGGAGTTTGACGAAATCTGGGCGGGCGACTGCGAGGGCATGCTCTACAGCGAAATCCGCGAGCGCATGCCCGAGGTTACCCAGGGGCGCAACGCCTGCAAATACACTTACACCTACCCCAATGGCGAAAGCTACGCCCTGCTGCGCGAGCGGGTACAACGCGGCTTGCGGCGGGCGCTCTTTCTGGCTGGGGATGCCCCCCTGATCATTGTGGGGCATCAGGCCATCAACCGGATGCTGCTTTCGCTCTTTCTCCGTCAGCGCAACGAAGACGTGCCCTTTATCTACATTCCGCAAAACCAGTACTACCACATCAGCCTGACGCCGCGCCGCAAGGTCTTTGAACGCATACCCTATGACGGCGGGCCGGGGGCCAACCTGCTGGCAGAATAA
- the ilvN gene encoding acetolactate synthase small subunit: MNGSVTSALTTLHLSVNNHPGVLSHVCGLFAGRAYNLEGVLVTPEADGDTCRMWLVVKDDGRMEQIVKQVRKLHDVLDVQVGHAEPTVFNRLAGCLEC, translated from the coding sequence ATGAACGGTTCCGTGACGAGCGCGCTTACAACGTTGCACTTGAGCGTCAACAATCATCCCGGTGTGCTTTCGCACGTATGCGGTCTCTTTGCCGGCCGCGCCTACAACCTTGAAGGCGTGCTTGTTACGCCGGAAGCAGACGGCGATACCTGCCGCATGTGGCTGGTGGTCAAGGACGACGGGCGCATGGAGCAGATTGTAAAGCAGGTGCGTAAGCTGCACGATGTGCTGGATGTGCAGGTGGGGCATGCGGAACCGACGGTTTTCAACCGTCTGGCTGGTTGCCTTGAATGCTGA